A single Candidatus Pacearchaeota archaeon DNA region contains:
- the xseA gene encoding exodeoxyribonuclease VII large subunit: MEQKGKSAVKELLENNILSISAYLKLLNGILNSFEARIVGEVSEVKISSVGHVYFSLKDKKDKSVLSCVVWNYDYKLCGVELKEGLEIIAKGIPDVYPPTGRLSFKAKTIQLMGEGELKKEYEKLKKKLEDEGLFDLNKKKEIPSFVKRVGIITSKQGAVISDFLNNLGRFGFQIKFIDSRVEGLEAVRDLLNSVKTMKKQDIDVLVIMRGGGSLESFLAFNNEILIREIASLPFPVIAAIGHDKDVPLLSLVADKMVSTPTAAANLLNQSWQEAELELKAMEREIFNSFSSSLRSLEYKINSLFLKIKDKLEKVISLFKMIEFRIKTVIPKILENEISKMKDKLGNIEKTINQNDPERNLKLGYCIANSKKGVIKNINDVKVEDIIDLKVYNGIINTQVKKTQKNEGKKS, translated from the coding sequence ATGGAACAAAAAGGTAAATCAGCAGTAAAGGAACTTTTGGAGAATAACATTCTTTCTATTTCTGCGTATTTGAAATTATTAAACGGAATACTTAATTCTTTTGAAGCAAGAATAGTGGGAGAGGTTTCGGAAGTTAAAATCAGCTCAGTTGGGCATGTTTATTTTTCTTTGAAGGATAAAAAAGACAAAAGTGTTTTATCTTGTGTTGTTTGGAATTATGATTATAAATTATGCGGAGTAGAATTAAAAGAAGGATTAGAAATTATCGCTAAAGGAATCCCCGATGTTTATCCTCCGACAGGAAGATTAAGTTTTAAGGCAAAAACAATACAGTTGATGGGAGAAGGGGAATTGAAAAAGGAATACGAGAAATTAAAAAAGAAATTGGAAGATGAAGGATTATTTGATTTAAATAAAAAAAAGGAAATTCCTTCTTTTGTTAAAAGGGTTGGTATTATTACTTCTAAGCAGGGAGCGGTTATTTCTGACTTTTTAAATAATTTAGGAAGGTTTGGCTTCCAAATCAAGTTTATCGACTCTCGAGTTGAAGGGTTGGAAGCGGTTAGAGACCTCCTAAATAGCGTTAAGACGATGAAGAAACAAGATATCGATGTTCTTGTCATTATGCGAGGAGGTGGCTCTTTGGAGTCGTTTTTAGCCTTTAATAATGAGATATTAATAAGGGAAATTGCTAGTCTTCCTTTTCCGGTAATCGCAGCTATCGGGCATGATAAAGATGTGCCATTATTATCTTTAGTGGCTGATAAAATGGTTTCAACTCCGACTGCAGCGGCTAACCTTTTAAATCAGTCTTGGCAGGAAGCAGAGTTAGAATTAAAAGCAATGGAAAGAGAAATTTTTAATTCTTTTTCTTCTTCTTTAAGAAGTTTAGAATACAAAATTAATAGTTTATTTTTAAAAATTAAAGACAAGTTAGAAAAAGTAATTTCTTTATTTAAAATGATTGAATTTAGAATTAAAACCGTAATTCCAAAAATACTTGAAAATGAGATTAGCAAAATGAAAGATAAATTGGGAAATATTGAAAAGACAATTAATCAAAATGATCCAGAAAGGAATTTAAAGTTAGGATATTGTATTGCGAATAGCAAAAAGGGAGTAATTAAAAACATTAATGATGTTAAAGTCGAAGATATTATTGATTTAAAAGTATATAACGGAATAATAAATACGCAAGTTAAAAAAACACAAAAAAATGAAGGAAAAAAATCTTAA
- a CDS encoding NYN domain-containing protein, with translation MNKENNFAFIDSQNLNIGIKNLGWLLDFKKFRVYLKEKYGVSVAYLFIGYVPENSNMYASLQKAGFILKFKPVLPNKDGSHKGNIDADLVVQAMIDCFENNFDKAVVVTSDGDFYSLVGYLYDHNRLRTVMSPHYNNCSTLLKKTAKEKVVFMYDLRKKLEYKRKSTA, from the coding sequence ATGAATAAAGAAAACAATTTTGCTTTTATAGATAGTCAGAATTTAAATATAGGTATAAAAAATCTGGGATGGCTTTTAGATTTTAAAAAATTCAGAGTTTATTTAAAGGAAAAATACGGAGTTTCCGTTGCATATTTATTTATTGGATATGTTCCAGAGAATAGCAACATGTACGCCTCGCTTCAAAAGGCAGGATTTATATTAAAATTTAAGCCAGTTCTTCCAAATAAAGATGGATCACATAAAGGGAATATTGATGCTGATTTAGTTGTTCAGGCTATGATTGATTGTTTTGAAAATAATTTTGATAAGGCCGTCGTTGTTACGAGTGATGGAGATTTTTATTCTTTAGTTGGGTATTTATACGATCATAATCGCTTAAGGACGGTAATGAGCCCTCATTATAATAATTGTTCAACATTACTAAAAAAGACAGCCAAGGAAAAGGTAGTTTTTATGTATGATTTAAGGAAAAAATTAGAGTATAAAAGAAAAAGCACCGCTTAA
- a CDS encoding HD domain-containing protein produces the protein MNIIEEIKNFVEKESLKSNSKYGYEPFIFHFVPTVKYALELAEELGADKEVVEIAAWLHDIGSVIYGRKDHHITGAKIAEEKLKELNYPIEKIEMVKNCILNHRGSQKNNPTSVEEKIIADADALSNFDNIPGIFKAAFIYENLNQMEAKEAVRKKLENKWNQLNFENSKKIIKPKYEAMLVLLS, from the coding sequence ATGAACATAATTGAAGAGATTAAAAATTTTGTTGAAAAAGAGTCACTAAAATCAAATAGTAAATATGGCTACGAACCTTTTATTTTTCATTTTGTTCCTACAGTTAAATATGCCCTTGAGCTAGCTGAAGAATTGGGAGCTGATAAAGAGGTAGTTGAAATTGCTGCTTGGCTGCATGATATCGGTTCCGTTATTTATGGTAGGAAAGATCACCATATTACTGGAGCAAAGATTGCAGAAGAAAAATTAAAAGAATTAAATTATCCAATTGAAAAGATAGAGATGGTTAAGAATTGTATTTTAAATCATCGCGGTTCACAAAAAAATAATCCAACAAGTGTTGAAGAAAAGATAATTGCCGATGCGGATGCTTTAAGTAATTTTGATAATATTCCAGGAATATTTAAAGCCGCTTTTATCTATGAAAATTTGAATCAGATGGAAGCTAAAGAAGCAGTTAGAAAAAAACTTGAAAATAAATGGAATCAGCTCAATTTTGAGAATTCAAAGAAAATAATTAAGCCTAAATATGAGGCAATGTTGGTTCTTTTAAGTTAA
- a CDS encoding PD-(D/E)XK nuclease family protein, with amino-acid sequence MSEYYKKSNNIFNPESKTPFKLSRSKIDLFMECPQCFYLDRRLGIGRPPGFPFTLNSAVDSLLKKEFDLYRKEQTVHPFIEEFGIDAIPYKHKDIDTWRNTFKGIEYLHEPTNLLITGAIDDIWINPKGEVIIVDYKATSKTSEVNLDAEWQRGYKRQMEIYQWLFRKNGFDVSPTGYFVYCNGDTGKPYFDKKLEFDIKVIPYTGDDSWIEGALMDIKKCLMSDKIPEMNSECDFCNYRKNAVMAKIKHEKK; translated from the coding sequence ATGTCAGAATACTACAAAAAATCGAATAATATTTTTAATCCTGAATCGAAAACACCATTTAAACTTAGTCGTTCAAAGATAGATTTGTTTATGGAGTGTCCACAGTGTTTCTATTTAGATAGGCGATTAGGAATAGGTAGACCCCCTGGGTTTCCTTTTACGTTGAACAGTGCGGTTGATTCATTGCTAAAAAAAGAATTTGATTTATATAGGAAAGAACAAACTGTTCATCCTTTTATAGAAGAATTCGGAATAGATGCGATTCCTTATAAACATAAAGATATTGATACTTGGAGGAATACTTTTAAAGGAATTGAATATTTGCATGAACCAACCAATCTTTTAATTACTGGAGCAATTGATGATATTTGGATTAATCCTAAGGGGGAAGTAATAATTGTTGATTACAAGGCAACATCTAAAACCAGCGAGGTTAATTTAGATGCTGAATGGCAGAGAGGATATAAGCGACAGATGGAAATATATCAATGGCTCTTTAGAAAGAATGGATTTGATGTTTCTCCGACGGGATATTTTGTTTATTGCAATGGAGATACGGGCAAGCCTTATTTTGATAAAAAATTAGAGTTTGATATTAAAGTTATTCCATATACCGGAGATGATTCTTGGATAGAGGGAGCGCTAATGGATATTAAAAAATGTTTAATGAGTGATAAGATTCCAGAAATGAATTCTGAGTGTGATTTTTGTAACTATAGAAAGAACGCCGTAATGGCAAAAATTAAGCACGAAAAAAAATAA